In Zingiber officinale cultivar Zhangliang chromosome 1A, Zo_v1.1, whole genome shotgun sequence, a genomic segment contains:
- the LOC121997583 gene encoding CDPK-related kinase 3-like, which produces MEVYVDDILVKSLRVVDLYADVEETCQTLRANDIKLNPNKCLFGAKSGRFLGYIVTEWGIEVNPSKMTTPISIKDVRREVKILKALSNHNNLVKFYDACEDALSVYVVMELCEGGELLERILSRGGRYSEEDAKAIVIQILSVIAFCHLQGVVHRDLKPENFLFTTRDENAQMKLIDFGLSNFVKPGSSTTNIQTAVPGQTILHPSYSIHQNLEALSKALIEDHLFYLRSQFKLLAPNGEGHISFDNFQMTLLQNATEAMKESKLEPLSYRKMDFEEFCAAAISPHHFEALDGWEQMTSMAFEHFEREGNRAITVKELAQNILCRFDIPRRLISDNRRQFAGRRLRDWCEGYDI; this is translated from the exons atggaggtatatgtcgatgacatattagtAAAATCCCTTCGAGTTGTTGACCTTTATGCAGACGTCGAGGAAACTTGTCAAACCTTGAGGGCCAATGACATAAAGTTGAATCCAAATAAGTGTCTGTTTGGTGCAAAGAGTGGCCGCTTCCTTGGATACATCGTCACCGAATGGGGCATCGAGGTGAATCCGAGCAAG ATGACAACACCAATATCAATTAAAGACGTTCGTAGAGAGGTCAAAATCCTCAAAGCCTTGTCCAACCATAATAATCTTGTTAAATTTTATGATGCATGTGAGGATGCACTTAGCGTCTACGTAGTCATGGA ATTATGTGAAGGTGGAGAATTATTAGAAAGAATTTTATCTAG AGGTGGAAGGTACTCAGAGGAGGATGCAAAAGCTATAGTTATTCAAATACTGAGTGTAATCGCCTTTTGCCATCTTCAAGGTGTTGTGCATCGTGATTTAAAGCCAGAG AATTTTCTTTTCACCACCAGAGATGAAAATGCTCAGATGAAGTTGATTGATTTTGGCCTTTCAAATTTTGTTAAACCAG GCAGTAGTACAACAAACATACAAACAGCTGTTCCCGGGCAAACAATTTTGCACCCATCATATTCAATTCATCAAAACCTCGAA GCGCTATCCAAAGCCCTAATAGAGGATCACCTGTTTTATCTAAGATCACAGTTTAAGCTGCTAGCACCAAACGGAGAAGGTCACATATCGTTCGACAACTTTCAAATG ACCCTATTGCAAAATGCAACCGAGGCAATGAAGGAGAGTAAG TTGGAGCCACTCTCGTACAGAAAGATGGACTTTGAAGAATTCTGTGCTGCTGCAATCAGTCCCCATCACTTCGAGGCCTTGGATGGGTGGGAACAAATGACAAGTATGGCTTTTGAGCACTTCGAGCGGGAGGGGAACCGAGCCATCACCGTTAAGGAGCTAGCTCAG AACATCTTGTGCCGGTTTGACATCCCTCGTCGGCTCATCTCGGACAACAGGAGGCAGTTTGCTGGACGGAGGCTCAGGGACTGGTGTGAAGGTTATGACATTTAG